The Vibrio crassostreae genomic interval TTAGGGTTTATACTCACCCCACGGATAATGCCAATACGTTATTAAGGAATCACAATGATCCAAGAAGTTATCGAAACAAAATTGCACAATGAGTTTTCACCAAGTCATTTAAACGTGGTCAATGAGAGCTATATGCACAATGTTCCGGCTGGTTCTGAGAGTCATTTCAAAGTGATTGTTGTCAGCGATGTGTTTGAAGGTTTGCGTCTTATTGCTCGTCATCGAGCGGTAAATAAAGCCCTTTCAGAAGAGCTGGCGAACAATATTCATGCATTGTCCATTCACACTTATACAAAAGATGAATGGATGAAGCAGCTAGATAACGTGCCAGATAGCCCTATGTGTATGGGTGGTGGCAAGTAACACAACTAGCATATTGAGAAAAGGCGGCGATGCCGCCTTTTTTGTCGCCAAACCTATGTGTTTTTCGTTGTTACATCACTCAAACTGATGGCAATTTGAACGACTAAAAATACCTACAATGAGTAATGTTTTTATTAACAGTGTTTCAACATAACTCGTAAAATATTAGTTTGTGACAGAGTATTAATCTCTTGTTTAAAACACGTTTCAAAAGCCATTTTATCTGTGCGGCTCGTCAAATTTATACATATTTGAGAGTCCATATGCTTCAAATCTCACCAAATAAAGGCGGTATTCAAGTTATTGGTCATGGCATCAAGTTGTCAAAAAATGCTAGAATACGGCACCTGATAAATCTCACATGTTTTGTGTGATGAGTTTATTAAGATAATGTTGCGATTTTGGTATCTCAAATTTACCAAAACCGGACACTGTAATGTCGTGTCTAAGGGCGATTTTAAAACGTCCCGAATTTACGCAATTAAAAGAATCTTTTTCCCGATAAAGTAGTGCAAGTGCGTATGATTACAATAAAGAAGGGTTTGGATCTTCCTATCGCAGGAACTCCATCCCAGGTGATTAATGATGGTAAGTCCATCACTAAAGTCGCCTTGCTTGGCGAAGAGTACGTTGGTATGCGTCCTACGATGCATGCTCGCGTTGGTGATGAAGTGAAGAAAGGCCAAGTTCTTTTTGCAGATAAAAAGAACCCAGGTGTTGTATTTACTTCTCCAGCAAGCGGTAAAGTTATTGAAGTGAACCGTGGTGCTAAGCGTGTTCTTCAATCAGTAGTGATTGAAGTAGCAGGTAATGAGCAAATCACGTTCAATAGCTATGAAGCTAACCAACTAACAAGTCTTGACCGTGAAACGGTTAAAGCTCAGTTAGTTGAGTCTGGCGCATGGACCGCTTTGCGAACTCGTCCGTTCAGCAAGGTTCCAGCAGTTGATTCTGAAACTCAGGCTATTTTCGTTACTGCTATGGATACTAATCCACTAGCAGCTGAGCCAGAATTAATCATTAACGAGCAGTCTGATGCTTTCGTTGCTGGTTTAGATCTTCTTTCAACTCTGACTAACGGTAAAGTGTACGTTTGTAAAAAAGGTACTAGCTTACCTCGTTCAGCTCAGTCTAACGTTGAAGAACATGTTTTTGATGGCCCACACCCTGCAGGTCTTGCAGGCACGCATATGCATTACCTATATCCGGTAAATGCACAAAATGTAGCGTGGAGCATTAACTACCAAGATGTTATCGCATTCGGTAAGCTTTTCCTTACTGGTGAGATTTACTCTGAGCGTGTTGTTTCTCTGGCTGGTCCAGTGGTTAACAACCCACGTCTAGTTCGTACTCAAATTGGTGCTAGCCTTGAAGAGTTGACTGACAGCGAGTTAATGCCAGGCGAAGTTCGTGTGATTTCTGGTTCTGTACTTACGGGTACTGAAGCAACAGGTCCACATGCTTTCCTTGGTCGTTACCATCAGCAAGTTTCTGTTCTACGTGAAGGTCGTGATAAAGAGCTATTCGGCTGGGCTATGCCTGGTAAGAACAAGTTCTCTGTTACTCGTTCATTCCTTGGTCACCTGTTTAAAGGTCAGTTGTTCAACATGACAACGACGACAAACGGTAGTGACCGCTCAATGGTTCCAATTGGTAACTACGAGCGCGTAATGCCTCTAGATATGGAACCTACATTGCTGCTTCGTGATCTATGTGCAGGCGACATTGATAGTGCTCAAGCACTTGGTGCGCTAGAGCTAGACGAAGAAGATGTAGCATTGTGTACCTTTGTATGTCCAGGTAAGTACGAGTACGGTCAACTACTTCGTGAATGCCTAGATACGATTGAGAAGGAAGGGTAATTTTCATGGGCCTTAAAAAGTTTCTTGAAGACATCGAGCATCATTTTGAGCCAGGTGGTAAACACGAGAAGTGGTTTGCGCTTTACGAAGCAGCAGCGACAGTGTTCTACACGCCAGGTCTTATTACAAAGAAAAGCTCGCACGTTCGTGATAGCGTTGATTTAAAA includes:
- the bolA gene encoding transcriptional regulator BolA, with translation MIQEVIETKLHNEFSPSHLNVVNESYMHNVPAGSESHFKVIVVSDVFEGLRLIARHRAVNKALSEELANNIHALSIHTYTKDEWMKQLDNVPDSPMCMGGGK
- a CDS encoding Na(+)-translocating NADH-quinone reductase subunit A; translated protein: MITIKKGLDLPIAGTPSQVINDGKSITKVALLGEEYVGMRPTMHARVGDEVKKGQVLFADKKNPGVVFTSPASGKVIEVNRGAKRVLQSVVIEVAGNEQITFNSYEANQLTSLDRETVKAQLVESGAWTALRTRPFSKVPAVDSETQAIFVTAMDTNPLAAEPELIINEQSDAFVAGLDLLSTLTNGKVYVCKKGTSLPRSAQSNVEEHVFDGPHPAGLAGTHMHYLYPVNAQNVAWSINYQDVIAFGKLFLTGEIYSERVVSLAGPVVNNPRLVRTQIGASLEELTDSELMPGEVRVISGSVLTGTEATGPHAFLGRYHQQVSVLREGRDKELFGWAMPGKNKFSVTRSFLGHLFKGQLFNMTTTTNGSDRSMVPIGNYERVMPLDMEPTLLLRDLCAGDIDSAQALGALELDEEDVALCTFVCPGKYEYGQLLRECLDTIEKEG